In Polyodon spathula isolate WHYD16114869_AA chromosome 11, ASM1765450v1, whole genome shotgun sequence, one genomic interval encodes:
- the LOC121322619 gene encoding peptidyl-prolyl cis-trans isomerase FKBP7-like codes for MAFIAMFLLYLQAYSLFVDFSVAQEEEEEVKIEVVHMPEECTKKSKKGDMLNAHYDGFLATDGSKIYCSRSDNKGHPKWFVLGVGQVIKGLDIGMMGMCPGEKRKVTIPPSLGFGKLGKDKVPPDSTLIFEIELYTIARGPRSAESFQEIDLNKDRSLSRDEVTEYMKKEFEKGGNKRDQSFYDAIIADVFRKNDHNGDDYISAKEYNVYEHDEL; via the exons ATGGCGTTTATTGccatgtttcttttgtatttgcagGCATACAGCCTTTTTGTAGATTTTTCAGTtgcacaagaagaagaagaagaagtcaaAATTGAAGTTGTGCACATGCCAGAAGAATGCACGAAGAAGAGCAAAAAAGGGGACATGCTGAATGCGCATTATGATGGGTTTCTAGCAACAGATGGTTCCAAGATTTACTGCAG CCGGTCAGACAATAAAGGACACCCTAAGTGGTTTGTACTTGGTGTTGGCCAAGTAATAAAAGGACTGGACATAGGAATGATGGGCATGTGtcctggagaaaaaagaaaagtgaccATTCCTCCTTCACTGGGATTTGGAAAACTAGGGAAAG ACAAGGTGCCACCTGATTCTACACTGATCTTTGAAATTGAGTTGTACACAATAGCAAGAGGACCTCGCAGTGCAGAGTCCTTTCAAGAAATTGACCTAAACAAAGACAGGTCACTTTCTCGGGATGAG GTCACAGAATATATGAAGAAGGAGTTTGAGAAGGGTGGTAATAAACGTGACCAATCCTTTTATGATGCCATTATAGCAGATGTTTTTAGGAAGAATGACCATAATGGAGATGACTACATATCTGCAAAAGAATACAATGTCTACGAACATGATGAGCTATAG